One window of Paludibacter propionicigenes WB4 genomic DNA carries:
- a CDS encoding FkbM family methyltransferase → MSKNLKYSQYKQDKFVDIYFKKKDNGFFLDIGAYDGVSFSNSYFLEKERGWAGICIEPNPVVFVQLKINRLSQNYNVCISDTEGSVVFRKVVGYSEMLSGILEFMDQKHIDRINDECAKYNSNFEDIRVESKNLNAILKSNNIRHIDYLSIDTEGAESTIIKSIDLNEINIEFLTIENNDSSDELRFYLKDKGYKCIKSVTDDFFIKTSRSLLYFRLQVFLFVLAYTWRKKFPLISKTEKRIKSMIKKL, encoded by the coding sequence ATGAGTAAAAATCTTAAATATTCACAATACAAGCAGGATAAGTTTGTAGATATATATTTTAAAAAGAAGGATAATGGTTTTTTCCTAGATATCGGTGCTTATGATGGTGTCTCATTTTCTAACTCTTATTTTTTAGAAAAAGAAAGGGGCTGGGCTGGTATTTGCATTGAACCTAATCCGGTTGTTTTTGTTCAGTTGAAAATAAACAGACTGAGCCAGAATTATAATGTGTGTATTTCAGATACTGAAGGTAGTGTTGTTTTCAGAAAAGTCGTTGGTTATTCCGAAATGCTGAGTGGTATTTTGGAGTTTATGGACCAGAAACATATAGATAGAATAAATGACGAATGTGCTAAATATAATAGTAATTTTGAGGATATTAGGGTTGAGAGCAAAAACTTAAACGCTATCCTGAAATCTAATAATATTAGACACATTGATTATTTAAGTATCGATACAGAGGGTGCGGAATCGACAATTATAAAGTCTATTGATCTAAATGAAATTAATATTGAATTTCTTACAATCGAAAATAACGATTCGTCCGATGAACTCCGATTTTATCTCAAGGATAAAGGCTATAAATGTATAAAATCAGTTACCGACGATTTTTTTATCAAGACAAGCCGGTCATTATTGTATTTTCGGTTACAAGTGTTTTTGTTTGTTTTGGCATACACTTGGCGGAAAAAATTTCCTCTTATTTCAAAGACAGAAAAAAGAATTAAATCAATGATCAAAAAACTCTGA
- a CDS encoding polysaccharide deacetylase family protein yields the protein MEITPEFLEKTILDYQARGYLFVSLDEVHEIVSKQKRLRQKFVCFTFDDGYADNYELAYPIFKKYNCPFAIYVTTDFPDGKALLWWYVLEDILMNSDELILGDGSRSDCSTIDKKNETFVLVKQKIFDSQSPQIEQTLNQLFTNYNYSFKDKNKSLALSWEQIRILSTDNLCTIASHTLSHGVLTNMSDDRVKTELNESKLKLERQIGKKVFHFAYPYGAWNDSVLIQVADAGYSTAVLANGGKVRRDNSQFKLQRI from the coding sequence ATGGAAATTACGCCTGAGTTTTTAGAAAAAACGATATTGGATTATCAGGCCAGAGGCTATCTGTTTGTTTCGTTGGACGAAGTGCATGAAATAGTGAGTAAACAGAAAAGATTAAGGCAGAAATTTGTCTGTTTTACGTTCGACGATGGATATGCCGATAATTACGAGTTGGCTTATCCTATTTTTAAAAAGTACAATTGTCCTTTTGCAATCTATGTCACAACCGATTTCCCTGATGGAAAGGCCTTGCTTTGGTGGTATGTGTTGGAAGATATACTTATGAATTCTGATGAATTAATATTAGGAGATGGAAGCAGGTCTGACTGCTCAACCATAGATAAGAAGAATGAAACCTTTGTTCTGGTGAAACAAAAAATATTTGATTCACAATCACCACAAATAGAACAGACATTAAATCAGTTGTTTACTAATTATAATTATTCATTCAAGGATAAGAATAAATCTTTAGCTTTGAGTTGGGAGCAAATAAGGATATTGTCAACAGATAACCTTTGTACAATTGCTTCACATACGTTATCACATGGTGTGCTCACTAATATGAGTGATGATCGAGTGAAAACAGAGCTGAACGAGTCAAAATTAAAGCTGGAAAGACAAATAGGTAAAAAAGTTTTCCATTTTGCTTATCCCTATGGAGCCTGGAATGATTCTGTGCTCATACAAGTAGCAGATGCAGGATATAGTACAGCAGTACTGGCAAATGGGGGAAAAGTAAGACGAGATAATTCTCAGTTTAAATTACAACGAATATGA
- a CDS encoding glycosyltransferase family 2 protein, whose translation MNRVTVLLPVYNGAEFLTETIDSVLNQTYPDFDFLIINDASTDNSEEIILSYTDIRIKYLLNEQNLGSIGSPQKGMDLIQTEYIARIDQDDLWLPDKLKKQIELLDSNPGIGLCGTSIELIGDRTGVRMFPVSNELLKVGFLFGCLMSHPSVVFRKSFLIESGLRYSPDYYLADDYKMWIDCLNHTQIYNIPEVLVSYRQHQSQICSVHAPAQLKVKNRVRLEMLERIYPHPTEEEKEFHLKTFAEQKIESVNDYKKCIAWKETLQFQNKLNGFYIQARVLDKELNKYMQAGYKKYVLNRYFKKKSIINGLRYACSFDWRYLSLRRNLSLFYKCIL comes from the coding sequence ATGAATAGAGTTACTGTTCTTTTACCGGTATACAATGGTGCCGAATTCTTAACGGAAACAATTGACTCGGTTTTAAATCAAACTTACCCCGACTTTGATTTTCTGATCATCAATGATGCCTCTACAGATAACAGTGAAGAGATAATTCTTTCATATACCGATATCCGGATTAAATATCTATTAAACGAACAAAATTTAGGTTCTATCGGTTCGCCACAAAAGGGGATGGATTTAATTCAAACAGAATATATTGCACGTATTGATCAGGATGATCTTTGGTTGCCTGACAAGCTAAAAAAACAGATAGAGTTATTAGATTCAAACCCGGGAATAGGGCTTTGTGGAACTTCTATAGAGTTGATTGGTGATAGAACGGGAGTGCGTATGTTTCCAGTAAGCAATGAACTTTTAAAGGTAGGATTTTTGTTTGGATGTTTAATGAGTCATCCCAGTGTTGTTTTTCGTAAGTCTTTTTTAATTGAGTCTGGATTACGATATTCACCTGATTATTATTTGGCGGATGACTATAAAATGTGGATTGATTGTCTAAATCATACCCAAATATATAATATCCCCGAAGTGCTTGTTTCGTACCGACAACATCAATCACAGATATGCTCTGTCCATGCACCTGCACAACTTAAAGTGAAGAATAGAGTAAGATTAGAGATGTTGGAGCGTATCTATCCCCACCCAACAGAAGAGGAAAAAGAGTTTCATTTAAAGACTTTTGCTGAACAAAAGATTGAGTCGGTGAATGACTATAAAAAGTGTATTGCATGGAAAGAAACATTGCAATTTCAAAATAAATTAAACGGTTTTTATATTCAGGCACGTGTGCTGGATAAAGAGCTGAATAAATATATGCAAGCAGGGTATAAAAAATATGTTTTAAACCGGTATTTTAAAAAAAAATCGATAATCAATGGTTTACGATATGCTTGTTCATTTGACTGGCGATATCTGAGTTTAAGAAGAAATTTGTCGTTGTTTTATAAATGTATTTTATAG
- a CDS encoding glycosyltransferase family 2 protein, translated as MPKISVIVPNYNHALYLRQRIGSILNQTYEDFELILLDDCSTDNSVEVLLSYKDHPKVSHLVFNKQNSGGTFKQWEKGIELAKGKYIWIAESDDWADTTFLEKIINGIGTSNTIGLAYTTSKLINSGGEVTFENEEQNSNELIEHKGIQFISEKLLTSNAIWNASMMVFKKDLFYKLNDTSFKHMKYCGDWFLYVQLCQHTDVLEIKQTLNNYRIHSNNVSSEAKKLGMYFTEGFRVFEYVSRIEGISIPIRCLYDWAKMYQKADREYHFPKELRHYVLKMFFNYNPLINVFVYFRIILSNLKNV; from the coding sequence TCAAACCTATGAGGATTTTGAGTTGATATTGCTGGATGATTGTTCGACGGATAATAGCGTGGAAGTATTACTTTCGTATAAAGATCATCCTAAAGTTTCACACTTGGTTTTTAATAAGCAAAACAGTGGTGGTACATTTAAACAATGGGAGAAGGGTATTGAACTTGCTAAAGGGAAATATATCTGGATAGCGGAAAGTGATGATTGGGCGGACACAACTTTTCTGGAGAAAATAATAAACGGAATCGGAACAAGTAATACTATTGGGCTGGCTTATACTACTTCAAAGTTAATTAATTCAGGAGGTGAAGTTACATTTGAAAATGAAGAACAAAACTCAAATGAACTAATAGAACATAAGGGAATCCAATTTATATCAGAAAAGTTGCTTACTTCAAATGCCATTTGGAATGCCAGCATGATGGTTTTTAAAAAAGACTTGTTTTATAAATTGAATGATACTTCATTTAAACATATGAAGTATTGTGGTGATTGGTTCTTATATGTGCAACTTTGTCAACATACCGATGTGTTGGAAATAAAACAGACCTTGAATAACTATCGCATACACAGTAATAATGTTTCATCAGAAGCCAAAAAATTGGGAATGTATTTTACCGAAGGATTCCGTGTTTTTGAATATGTTTCTCGCATTGAAGGTATTTCAATTCCGATAAGATGTTTATATGATTGGGCTAAAATGTACCAAAAGGCTGATAGAGAATATCATTTTCCAAAGGAACTTAGACATTACGTATTAAAAATGTTTTTTAATTATAATCCCTTGATTAATGTTTTTGTTTATTTCCGTATAATCCTGTCTAATCTGAAAAACGTATGA